From a single Lentisphaera profundi genomic region:
- a CDS encoding PVC-type heme-binding CxxCH protein produces the protein MLKKLIALTCLAACSFAADKAKVILIAGQDSHGPGDHEFLAGCTILKKKLDASMGDKIETILVEKNWPADESIFEGADAIVIYSDGLGRHPIKDKQAFIGKLMDKGVGLAMMHFACDVPKGAQGENFKKWIGGHYETKWSTNPHWTCDSILHKTHPISKSVKNFSVNDEWYFNMRWADTPFHTNILQGIPTKETRADRRSYPHIAADEGRKETVMWSVERKDGGRGFGFTGGHNHANWANDEYRKLVLNAIVWLAKVDVPTDGVASTTPTEAELTHLTKMDRGVIKAKKKKKPVQKQTLSKKPSTFLYESKIIKKNESVDISLDLKGRKEIVLYNGNGGDDINFDHALWVNPRFVGPKGELPLNKLKWIQAKSGWKTPQLGKTVDGKTYSENGTVISNVIGTHAVSMIQYKVPNGYTTFKATGRLSSGSRSKGSATFAILPNYVAPIDTNIGATLVPLDLFETHEQLEATVWATSPMFYNPTNMDIDDKGRIWVAEGINYRNFRRPKINIKHPEGDRIMVLEDSNGDGKADKSHVFVQDKELHAPLGVAVIGNKIIISQPPSLIMYTDVDGNAKFDPKIDKKENFLTGFSGLDHDHSLHSVTFGPDGEYYFNQGNAGYSEVTDKNGFTVRAGSSYSGGAPSVTSNKSGEISDDGHVYVGGFSCRIKPDGTGLTVIGHNYRNSYEQTVSSFGDVFQNDNDDPPACRTTWLMEYGNAGFSSADGTRKWKLDKRPGQDVATAEWRQEDPGTIPAGDVYGGGAPTGITYYENGALGKKYEGLLLSCESVHSVVFGYMPKAQKAGFELKRFNFFNSIKGNATAKWFRPSDVTVGSDGAIYVSDWYDPGVGGHAMRDASGSGTIYRIAPKGFKPVNPKIDCSTIAGAIAALKSPNINVRALGFIKLKEDGSKSIPALKVMLSDSNKYFRARAVWLLAQIAGAGLQEVEALLKSPEEQMRTVAYRALRRQNYKFWELSAQLAKDSSPAVRREVALAMRNENFAQSHKILLTIAQQFDGVDRWYLEALGTGCAKKEKEMYDYLYSKMKPGDALTWSPAFAKIAWRLHQPNALSDFRKRAQAGELNFDQRKENLVAIAFVDTKEAAELMLDIANNGPQDTQELATWWIRNKETSTWKDYKLAGHLTASVKKKKALDLSKHLSKSNGKLPAISKILKLKGNAKNGQVLFNSKAICFSCHKVGNKGMDVGPNLSDIGGKFGKDTLLDAMINPSNAISFGFETANIKTKDGKEYKGYFIDSDSDPLVIRDLGGNRTNIPKKNIAKKEMMKASIMPSVKNLNLNAQELADLTEYLSTLK, from the coding sequence ATGCTAAAAAAACTCATTGCCCTCACATGCCTCGCCGCGTGTTCCTTTGCCGCAGACAAGGCAAAAGTTATTCTCATTGCTGGTCAAGATAGCCACGGACCAGGTGATCACGAATTCCTCGCGGGCTGCACCATCTTAAAAAAGAAACTTGATGCCTCCATGGGCGATAAGATCGAAACTATTTTAGTTGAAAAAAATTGGCCCGCAGATGAAAGTATTTTTGAAGGCGCCGATGCGATAGTTATTTATTCGGATGGCCTCGGTCGTCACCCCATAAAAGACAAACAGGCCTTCATTGGCAAACTCATGGACAAAGGTGTTGGCCTCGCGATGATGCATTTCGCTTGTGACGTCCCAAAGGGCGCACAAGGCGAGAACTTTAAAAAATGGATTGGTGGTCACTATGAAACAAAATGGTCCACCAACCCTCATTGGACTTGTGATTCCATCCTTCATAAAACTCATCCTATATCAAAAAGCGTAAAAAACTTTTCGGTCAATGACGAATGGTACTTCAATATGCGCTGGGCGGACACTCCTTTCCATACGAATATTCTTCAAGGAATCCCCACTAAGGAAACTCGCGCAGATAGAAGGAGTTACCCACATATTGCCGCTGACGAAGGTCGCAAAGAAACTGTCATGTGGTCAGTAGAAAGAAAAGATGGTGGTCGTGGCTTTGGCTTCACTGGTGGTCACAATCATGCCAACTGGGCGAATGATGAATACCGTAAGCTTGTCCTCAATGCAATTGTTTGGCTTGCCAAAGTTGACGTACCTACTGATGGCGTGGCTTCCACGACACCAACTGAAGCTGAATTAACGCACCTCACCAAAATGGATCGTGGCGTTATTAAAGCCAAGAAGAAAAAGAAGCCGGTTCAAAAACAAACTCTAAGTAAAAAGCCCTCGACTTTTTTATATGAAAGTAAGATCATCAAAAAGAATGAATCTGTCGATATCTCATTAGACCTCAAGGGTCGTAAAGAAATCGTTCTTTATAATGGCAATGGTGGGGATGACATTAATTTCGATCACGCCCTATGGGTAAACCCTCGCTTTGTAGGTCCCAAGGGTGAACTTCCACTCAATAAACTTAAATGGATCCAGGCTAAATCTGGTTGGAAAACGCCTCAACTAGGCAAAACTGTTGATGGAAAAACTTATTCCGAAAATGGAACCGTTATTTCCAATGTGATTGGCACACACGCCGTCAGTATGATTCAATATAAAGTCCCTAATGGTTATACCACTTTTAAGGCCACAGGACGTTTGAGCTCTGGCTCAAGATCTAAGGGCAGTGCGACTTTTGCGATACTTCCAAATTATGTTGCTCCCATTGACACAAATATCGGCGCCACCTTGGTTCCACTAGATTTATTTGAAACTCACGAACAATTAGAAGCCACAGTATGGGCAACTTCGCCTATGTTCTATAATCCCACTAATATGGATATCGATGACAAGGGACGTATCTGGGTTGCCGAGGGTATTAATTACCGTAATTTCCGCAGACCTAAAATAAACATCAAACATCCTGAGGGCGATCGCATCATGGTTCTCGAAGATAGTAATGGTGATGGCAAAGCTGATAAAAGCCATGTCTTTGTCCAAGATAAAGAACTCCATGCACCCTTAGGTGTTGCGGTCATCGGTAATAAAATTATCATTTCACAACCGCCCTCTCTCATTATGTATACCGATGTTGATGGCAATGCCAAATTTGATCCCAAAATTGACAAAAAAGAAAATTTCCTCACGGGCTTCAGCGGACTCGATCACGACCATAGCTTACACTCTGTCACCTTTGGTCCCGATGGTGAATACTATTTCAACCAAGGCAATGCTGGTTACTCTGAAGTCACTGATAAAAATGGCTTCACCGTCCGTGCGGGTAGTTCATACTCTGGCGGCGCTCCATCAGTAACAAGTAATAAATCCGGTGAGATTAGTGATGACGGCCATGTCTATGTTGGTGGATTCTCTTGTCGAATTAAACCCGATGGTACAGGCTTAACCGTCATTGGTCATAATTACCGCAACAGTTACGAACAAACTGTGAGTTCCTTTGGCGATGTTTTCCAAAATGATAATGACGATCCCCCCGCTTGTCGTACAACTTGGCTTATGGAATACGGTAATGCTGGTTTTTCTTCAGCTGATGGTACGCGTAAATGGAAACTCGATAAACGCCCTGGACAAGATGTAGCTACTGCTGAATGGCGTCAGGAAGATCCCGGTACAATCCCTGCAGGTGATGTCTATGGTGGTGGTGCTCCAACAGGAATCACCTACTATGAAAACGGCGCTCTAGGCAAAAAGTATGAAGGTCTTCTCCTGTCCTGTGAATCCGTTCACAGTGTAGTTTTTGGCTACATGCCCAAAGCTCAAAAGGCTGGTTTTGAACTCAAACGCTTTAATTTCTTTAATTCTATAAAAGGAAATGCCACTGCAAAGTGGTTTCGCCCTTCAGATGTAACTGTTGGTTCTGATGGCGCTATCTATGTCTCTGATTGGTATGATCCAGGCGTCGGCGGTCACGCCATGCGTGATGCTAGCGGCAGTGGTACCATCTACCGTATCGCTCCTAAAGGCTTCAAACCCGTCAATCCTAAAATTGATTGCTCAACAATCGCAGGTGCTATTGCGGCTCTCAAGAGCCCGAATATCAACGTACGTGCTCTGGGCTTCATTAAACTCAAAGAAGACGGTTCAAAATCCATCCCCGCACTTAAAGTGATGCTCTCCGACTCTAACAAATACTTTCGTGCTCGTGCGGTATGGCTCCTCGCACAAATTGCTGGTGCTGGGTTACAAGAAGTCGAAGCTTTATTAAAGAGCCCAGAGGAACAAATGCGCACAGTCGCTTATCGCGCCTTGCGTCGTCAAAATTATAAGTTTTGGGAACTCTCTGCGCAACTCGCAAAAGATTCTTCTCCTGCAGTTCGTCGTGAAGTGGCCCTCGCTATGCGCAACGAAAACTTTGCACAAAGTCATAAAATTCTTTTAACTATTGCTCAGCAATTCGACGGTGTCGATCGCTGGTATTTAGAAGCCCTCGGTACTGGCTGTGCAAAAAAAGAAAAAGAGATGTATGATTACTTATACTCCAAGATGAAACCTGGAGATGCTCTTACTTGGTCACCTGCCTTTGCAAAAATTGCTTGGCGCCTCCATCAGCCAAACGCTCTTAGCGATTTCCGCAAACGTGCACAAGCAGGCGAACTTAACTTTGATCAACGCAAAGAAAATTTGGTCGCTATAGCCTTTGTCGACACCAAAGAAGCGGCAGAGCTTATGCTCGATATTGCTAATAACGGCCCACAAGATACACAAGAACTCGCTACTTGGTGGATTCGCAACAAAGAAACTAGCACTTGGAAAGATTATAAACTCGCTGGCCACTTGACCGCATCAGTGAAAAAGAAAAAAGCTCTTGATCTCTCTAAGCATTTAAGTAAAAGCAATGGTAAACTTCCTGCCATCAGCAAAATCTTGAAGCTCAAAGGGAATGCGAAAAATGGCCAAGTTCTGTTCAATAGTAAAGCCATTTGCTTTAGCTGTCACAAAGTAGGAAATAAAGGGATGGATGTCGGACCTAACCTCAGTGATATCGGCGGTAAATTTGGCAAAGACACATTGCTAGATGCTATGATTAACCCTTCTAATGCGATTTCATTCGGTTTTGAAACGGCCAATATAAAAACTAAAGATGGCAAAGAATACAAAGGCTACTTTATCGACTCCGATTCCGATCCCTTAGTGATTCGTGATCTTGGTGGCAATCGCACAAATATTCCTAAAAAGAATATTGCCAAAAAAGAAATGATGAAAGCATCTATCATGCCTTCAGTGAAAAACTTAAATCTCAATGCTCAAGAACTGGCAGACTTAACTGAATACCTTTCTACTTTGAAGTAA